One genomic segment of Chitinophaga sancti includes these proteins:
- a CDS encoding VIT1/CCC1 transporter family protein, whose protein sequence is MSENIKTIRSTGWKTDFIIGFPEGLLLLFFTTFLSHDLNITIQRFYTINTLIWLVGSVLVMITAFYANKGDTQHDVGTLSAEERQKLEDLEIGHHIIADIASEMEKDANDWENTLQEEQVQVTHFNLGRALLSAVITGIFFLVGGILPLLPYLKNENFYRAAQNSVTFCFVLMIVFSFIKSKMTSQPALPVILRNIGYTSAVYFGAWIMAMIFR, encoded by the coding sequence ATGTCCGAAAATATTAAAACTATCCGCAGCACTGGTTGGAAAACGGATTTCATCATAGGATTTCCGGAAGGCCTGCTATTACTGTTTTTCACCACCTTCCTGTCACACGACCTGAATATTACTATACAGCGATTCTATACCATCAATACCCTGATCTGGCTCGTAGGCAGTGTGCTGGTAATGATCACTGCTTTTTATGCTAACAAAGGCGATACCCAGCATGACGTTGGCACCCTCTCTGCCGAAGAGCGCCAGAAACTGGAAGACCTGGAAATAGGCCATCACATTATCGCAGACATTGCCAGCGAAATGGAAAAAGATGCAAATGACTGGGAAAATACATTACAGGAAGAACAGGTGCAAGTGACCCATTTTAATCTGGGTCGTGCACTGCTGAGTGCAGTGATTACAGGGATCTTTTTCCTGGTGGGAGGCATTCTGCCCCTGCTCCCTTATCTGAAAAATGAGAATTTCTATCGGGCAGCACAGAACAGTGTTACTTTCTGTTTTGTATTGATGATAGTATTTAGTTTTATAAAGTCCAAAATGACCAGCCAGCCGGCTTTGCCAGTTATCTTACGGAATATCGGCTACACAAGTGCGGTGTATTTTGGCGCATGGATCATGGCCATGATCTTCCGCTAG